From a region of the Salvelinus alpinus chromosome 2, SLU_Salpinus.1, whole genome shotgun sequence genome:
- the LOC139564497 gene encoding glutaredoxin-1-like has protein sequence MAQEFVETKLRGDKVTIFLKPSCPYCVTAKEVLTKYKFKAGHLEFIDITGRSDMSSLQDYFLEITGARTVPRVFIGEECVGGGSDVADLDESGKLEGMLQSIGALQ, from the exons ATGGCACAGGAATTTGTCGAAACTAAACTTAGAGGAGACAAAGTTACAATATTTCTCAAACCATCGTGCCCGTATTGCGTTACGGCCAAAGAGGTCTTGACAAAGTACAAATTCAAAGCTGGGCATTTAGAATTTATTGACATAACTGGACGGAGCGATATGAGTAGTTTACAGGACTACTTTTTGGAGATAACTGGAGCTCGGACG gtCCCGCGGGTGTTCATCGGTGAGGAGTGTGTGGGAGGGGGCAGTGACGTGGCAGATCTGGACGAAAGTGGGAAACTGGAGGGGATGCTGCAGTCCATTGGCGCGCTGCAGTGA